A section of the Mycobacteriales bacterium genome encodes:
- a CDS encoding sulfatase-like hydrolase/transferase: protein MAAARPNILLVVSDQERQRSWLPAGVRLPWRERLMAEGLEFTNYWTHSSPCSPSRATMMTGRYLPGHRVVDNVIFPWHTELDSGIPTMGRLLAEHAGYRSSYIGKWHLSYGPKPDMVAYGYGDWEGNDQHFMGWAGTGVHFDPLIADSAATWLRANANASQPWFLTVALVNPHDVMWFPIDQPDWQASHAAETAAARDFLAAAQWKDGEPIPPFTLDYDEVVEELPANFDDDLHTKPAAHRAWRHDQQHGVWGYIDPKDKRAWLRQLDYYVKLHQLADESLGTVLGALVDAGRWDDTIVVFTSDHGDMCGGHGLRSKGPFVYDEIMRVPCYVRAPGITTPGAATPALASHVDLAPTICGLAGLDPAAVPGLHGVDLRPVLADPAGAVRDHVLFAMDSAHTSHIRQTRYAVRGYFDGRMKYARYYGVGGGLPNDDFSRKPSAKLFDVDASFDDCDHELYDLAGDPGELVNLAMDRSRRAEVRECFAALRALERVELEA from the coding sequence ATGGCGGCCGCCCGGCCCAACATCCTGCTGGTCGTGTCCGACCAGGAGCGCCAGCGCAGCTGGCTGCCCGCCGGCGTGCGGCTGCCGTGGCGCGAGCGGCTGATGGCCGAAGGGCTCGAGTTCACGAACTACTGGACACACTCCTCGCCCTGCTCGCCGTCACGGGCGACCATGATGACCGGCCGCTACCTCCCGGGTCATCGCGTCGTCGACAACGTGATCTTCCCCTGGCACACGGAGCTCGACAGCGGCATCCCGACCATGGGCCGGTTGCTCGCGGAGCACGCCGGCTACCGGTCGTCGTACATCGGCAAGTGGCACCTGTCCTACGGGCCGAAACCCGACATGGTCGCCTACGGCTACGGCGACTGGGAGGGCAACGACCAGCACTTCATGGGCTGGGCCGGCACCGGCGTGCACTTCGACCCGCTGATCGCGGACAGCGCCGCGACCTGGCTGCGCGCCAACGCGAACGCGTCGCAGCCGTGGTTCCTGACCGTTGCTCTGGTCAACCCGCACGACGTCATGTGGTTCCCGATCGACCAGCCGGACTGGCAGGCGTCGCACGCAGCCGAGACGGCCGCGGCGCGGGACTTCCTGGCCGCGGCGCAGTGGAAGGACGGCGAGCCGATCCCGCCGTTCACGCTCGACTACGACGAGGTCGTGGAGGAGCTGCCGGCCAACTTCGACGACGACCTGCACACCAAGCCCGCGGCGCACCGGGCCTGGCGCCACGACCAGCAGCACGGCGTCTGGGGCTACATCGACCCGAAGGACAAGCGGGCCTGGCTGCGCCAGCTGGACTACTACGTGAAGCTGCACCAGCTCGCCGACGAGAGCCTGGGCACCGTGCTCGGCGCGCTGGTCGACGCGGGTCGCTGGGACGACACGATCGTGGTGTTCACCTCCGACCACGGCGACATGTGCGGCGGTCACGGGCTGCGGTCCAAGGGGCCGTTCGTCTACGACGAGATCATGCGGGTGCCGTGCTACGTCCGCGCGCCGGGCATAACGACCCCGGGCGCAGCCACGCCCGCGCTGGCGAGCCACGTCGACCTCGCCCCGACGATCTGCGGGCTCGCCGGACTCGACCCCGCCGCGGTGCCGGGTCTGCACGGCGTCGACCTGCGGCCCGTGCTGGCCGACCCGGCCGGCGCCGTGCGCGACCACGTGCTCTTCGCGATGGACTCGGCGCACACCAGCCACATCCGCCAGACGAGGTACGCCGTGCGCGGCTACTTCGACGGCCGGATGAAGTACGCCCGCTACTACGGCGTGGGTGGCGGACTGCCCAACGACGACTTCAGCCGCAAGCCGTCCGCGAAGCTGTTCGACGTCGACGCCTCCTTCGACGACTGCGACCACGAGCTCTACGACCTGGCCGGGGACCCGGGCGAGCTGGTCAACCTCGCGATGGACCGCAGCCGGCGGGCCGAGGTGCGCGAGTGCTTCGCCGCACTGCGCGCGCTCGAGCGGGTCGAGCTGGAGGCCTGA
- a CDS encoding ABC transporter substrate-binding protein gives MHPRRRAAVLVVAACLPLAACGSRLTAEQQQLAIGQLQGNAQANGAAGSTGDSGGSTSARGGTRAGPAGGNGVSGASTGNGSPGSTATNGSAQQTTRAVQAASSCRATKATDVGVTPTSITLANIADVTGPVPGLFQSAQQSALAFSAYWNATHGGICGRQIKVETLDSRTDANGYREQMLTACKSAFASVGSMSAFDNGGAQVEDQCGIVDVSAAAVTQEHQHTRVTYAANATQVGQVSSTVPGWIAEKYPQAVGKAAFLYINAGAAAVNAVADVKAYEAYGHGWKFVYTQPVDISTFNYAPFVQKMKQNGVRFVQWLGAYQEAVRLAQAMQQQGFKPDMFLLDPTGYSSDYVQSGGSAVDGTVVYLDSQMFEDASTNPEMQTYITWLHRVAGSDAQPSYFGVYAWSAMRLFAQTAEKIGPDLTRAKMLAALAQVDNWTGNGLHGPQHVGRRVSAECLHFIQLRGGTWHKLQPTDATFDCRPVIKVQ, from the coding sequence GTGCATCCACGCCGCCGCGCGGCCGTCCTGGTCGTCGCTGCTTGCCTGCCGCTCGCCGCCTGCGGCTCCCGCCTGACGGCCGAGCAGCAGCAGCTCGCGATCGGGCAGTTGCAGGGCAACGCCCAGGCCAACGGCGCGGCCGGCAGCACCGGCGACTCCGGCGGCTCGACCTCGGCCCGGGGTGGCACTCGGGCGGGCCCCGCCGGCGGCAACGGCGTCTCGGGGGCCAGCACCGGCAACGGTTCGCCGGGCTCGACCGCGACCAACGGGTCGGCTCAGCAGACGACCAGGGCTGTGCAGGCCGCGAGCAGCTGCCGGGCTACCAAGGCGACCGACGTCGGGGTGACGCCCACGAGCATCACGCTGGCGAACATCGCCGACGTGACCGGCCCGGTGCCGGGCCTGTTCCAGTCGGCGCAGCAGTCGGCGCTGGCCTTCTCGGCGTACTGGAACGCCACCCATGGCGGCATCTGCGGCCGCCAGATCAAAGTGGAGACGCTCGACTCGCGCACCGATGCCAACGGCTACCGCGAGCAGATGCTGACGGCCTGCAAGTCGGCGTTCGCCTCGGTGGGGTCGATGTCGGCGTTCGACAACGGTGGCGCGCAGGTCGAGGACCAGTGCGGCATCGTCGACGTCTCGGCCGCTGCGGTGACGCAGGAGCACCAGCACACGCGCGTGACCTACGCGGCCAACGCGACGCAGGTCGGTCAGGTCTCCTCGACCGTCCCGGGCTGGATCGCCGAGAAGTACCCGCAGGCTGTCGGAAAGGCGGCGTTCCTCTACATCAACGCCGGCGCCGCCGCCGTCAACGCGGTCGCGGACGTCAAGGCCTACGAGGCCTACGGACACGGCTGGAAGTTCGTCTACACCCAGCCGGTCGACATCTCGACGTTCAACTACGCGCCCTTCGTGCAGAAGATGAAGCAGAACGGCGTGCGTTTCGTGCAGTGGCTGGGCGCCTACCAGGAGGCGGTCCGGCTCGCGCAGGCGATGCAGCAGCAGGGGTTCAAGCCGGACATGTTCCTGCTCGACCCGACCGGCTACAGCTCCGACTACGTCCAGTCCGGCGGCAGCGCGGTCGACGGCACGGTCGTCTATCTGGATTCGCAGATGTTCGAGGACGCGTCGACCAACCCCGAGATGCAGACCTACATCACGTGGCTGCACCGTGTCGCGGGCAGCGATGCGCAGCCGTCCTACTTCGGTGTCTACGCCTGGTCGGCCATGCGGCTGTTCGCGCAGACCGCGGAGAAGATCGGCCCCGACCTCACCAGGGCCAAGATGCTGGCCGCACTGGCCCAGGTCGACAACTGGACCGGCAACGGGCTGCACGGGCCGCAGCACGTGGGCCGCCGGGTCAGCGCCGAGTGCCTGCACTTCATCCAGCTGCGCGGCGGCACCTGGCACAAGCTGCAACCGACCGACGCCACCTTCGACTGCCGTCCGGTCATCAAGGTGCAGTAG
- a CDS encoding AhpC/TSA family protein, protein MHCREHAAQLRDTYDEIRSTGADVVAIGTGDARYAASFVDQERIPFLVLVDDDASAARAASVRDSSLLRLVSPMTWPAGMRAFRSGVRQHRSGKRPTQLGATFVIAPGDDVRYSHLDDDASDHAPLDDVMAVLRQ, encoded by the coding sequence ATCCACTGCCGCGAGCACGCCGCGCAGTTGCGCGACACCTACGACGAGATCCGCAGCACCGGCGCCGACGTCGTCGCGATCGGGACCGGAGACGCGAGGTACGCCGCGAGCTTCGTCGACCAGGAACGCATCCCATTCCTCGTGCTGGTCGACGACGACGCCTCCGCCGCGCGAGCGGCCTCGGTGCGCGACTCCAGCCTGCTGCGGCTCGTCTCCCCGATGACGTGGCCGGCCGGCATGCGTGCCTTCCGGTCCGGCGTACGGCAGCACCGGTCCGGCAAGCGGCCGACCCAGCTGGGCGCGACGTTCGTCATCGCACCGGGTGACGACGTGCGCTACTCGCACCTGGACGACGACGCCTCCGACCACGCCCCGCTCGACGACGTGATGGCCGTCCTGCGACAGTGA
- a CDS encoding MarR family transcriptional regulator, whose translation MQSSSVDARLAAVFEQLVRMTRRLATTGELSLPAASVLARLAREGPQRLTELAGHEGVSQPGMTQLVSRLERDGYALRTPSRDDGRVVMVEVTAIGRAVVAQRREERASALREMLGRLEPADRRAIRAALPALNRLVSLSPITSTESPARAGARGDIA comes from the coding sequence ATGCAATCGAGCTCGGTCGACGCTCGCCTCGCCGCCGTCTTCGAACAGCTGGTGCGGATGACCCGCCGGCTGGCGACCACTGGTGAGCTCAGCCTGCCTGCCGCATCCGTCCTCGCCCGGCTGGCCCGGGAAGGGCCGCAACGGCTGACCGAGCTCGCCGGGCACGAGGGTGTCTCGCAACCCGGGATGACCCAGCTCGTCAGCCGCCTCGAACGCGACGGTTACGCGCTGCGCACGCCGTCTCGAGACGACGGGCGCGTCGTCATGGTCGAGGTCACCGCCATCGGGCGCGCGGTCGTCGCGCAACGCCGCGAGGAACGCGCCTCCGCGCTGCGCGAGATGCTCGGCCGGCTCGAGCCCGCGGACCGCCGCGCCATTCGTGCCGCGCTGCCGGCCCTGAACCGGCTCGTCTCGCTGTCCCCCATCACATCGACGGAATCTCCGGCGCGGGCCGGGGCTCGTGGAGATATCGCATGA
- a CDS encoding MFS transporter codes for MHLDARHLGLVFTGWGLLVALFSVFVAPRLQARWGTARVLYANLLLLGGVMAAIAAGVNTPDVVIGAVVASGAFIGINNTLTTQAVMLVSPVDRPVASSAYGFVRFIGGGLAPYVAGKIADASSLSVPFYVGAATFVLAIFVLATGHRLLAAAESGQVDVVPVTKPTQEDAVAVAEALEIG; via the coding sequence ATGCATCTGGACGCGCGCCACCTCGGCCTCGTCTTCACCGGCTGGGGCCTGCTGGTCGCACTGTTCAGCGTGTTCGTCGCGCCACGACTGCAGGCCAGGTGGGGCACTGCGCGCGTGCTCTACGCCAACCTGTTGCTGCTCGGTGGCGTGATGGCCGCAATCGCTGCAGGCGTCAACACGCCGGACGTCGTCATCGGCGCAGTCGTTGCCAGCGGGGCGTTCATCGGCATCAACAACACGCTGACGACGCAGGCGGTGATGCTGGTCTCGCCCGTGGACCGGCCGGTCGCGTCGTCGGCGTACGGCTTCGTGCGGTTCATCGGCGGTGGTCTGGCGCCCTACGTCGCCGGCAAGATTGCGGACGCCTCCTCGCTCAGCGTGCCCTTCTACGTCGGCGCCGCGACCTTCGTGCTGGCCATCTTCGTCCTCGCCACCGGGCACCGCCTGCTGGCCGCGGCGGAGTCGGGCCAGGTCGACGTCGTCCCCGTGACGAAACCAACCCAGGAGGACGCCGTGGCCGTCGCCGAAGCGCTCGAGATCGGCTGA
- the ygiD gene encoding 4,5-DOPA dioxygenase extradiol: MPAAFIGHGNPMNALEVNRYTSAWREFGRSVPRPRAVLVVSAHWYINATAVTAMPRPRTIHDFYGFPQELFEVDYPAPGLPELAEEISDAVTPTWVGADLDSWGIDHGTWSVLVHAFPDASVPVVQLSINADKDLGYHLDLGAKLAPLRRRGVLVVASGNVVHNLRGMDWQLTDGGYDWAQRFDEDAKERMLSDPTDVARMDAHRDYRNAVPTPDHFIPLLYLAGLAGSAADDVEVMVDGYAYGSLSMTAYTLGMSAPAVSDGAGAGAPEGPAGLPPDESNI, from the coding sequence ATGCCCGCTGCGTTCATCGGGCACGGCAACCCGATGAACGCGTTGGAGGTCAACCGCTACACGTCCGCGTGGCGGGAGTTCGGCCGGTCGGTGCCCAGGCCCCGAGCCGTGCTCGTCGTCAGCGCGCACTGGTACATCAACGCGACCGCGGTGACCGCCATGCCGCGACCGCGCACGATCCACGACTTCTACGGCTTCCCGCAGGAGCTCTTCGAGGTCGACTACCCCGCGCCAGGGCTGCCCGAGCTGGCCGAGGAGATCAGCGATGCGGTCACGCCGACCTGGGTCGGCGCCGACCTCGACAGCTGGGGCATCGACCACGGCACCTGGTCAGTGCTGGTGCACGCCTTTCCCGACGCGTCGGTGCCCGTCGTGCAGCTGTCGATCAACGCCGACAAGGATCTCGGCTACCACCTCGACCTCGGCGCGAAGCTCGCGCCGCTGCGCCGGCGAGGCGTGCTGGTCGTCGCGAGCGGCAACGTGGTGCACAACCTGCGCGGGATGGACTGGCAGCTCACCGACGGCGGCTACGACTGGGCACAGCGCTTCGACGAGGACGCCAAGGAGCGGATGCTCAGCGACCCCACGGACGTCGCGCGGATGGACGCGCATCGCGACTACCGCAACGCGGTGCCCACGCCCGACCACTTCATCCCGTTGCTCTACCTGGCGGGTTTGGCCGGCTCGGCCGCGGACGACGTCGAGGTGATGGTGGACGGCTACGCCTACGGGTCGCTGTCGATGACGGCGTACACCCTGGGCATGTCGGCGCCCGCCGTGAGTGACGGTGCCGGTGCCGGTGCACCGGAGGGGCCTGCCGGGCTGCCACCTGACGAGTCGAACATCTGA
- a CDS encoding NAD(P)/FAD-dependent oxidoreductase, which translates to MTTTGERPSVDKDWIRRKYREERDKRVRPDGNDQYIRVAGQLAHYLDDPYTPVVERAPLTDHVTVAFIGGGFAGLVTGARLKEAGVTDVRIVEKGGDFGGTWYWNRYPGAQCDTASFVYMPLLEETGHMPSEKYAHAPEILEHCQRIGKQFGLYDNALFHTEVTDLEWDATRSRWIVRTNRGDEFTAQFVAMGPGPLHVPKLPGIPGLESFRGHSFHTSRWDYDYTGGDPLGAPLDRLADKRVAIIGTGATAVQCVPHLAKACKELYVFQRTPSSVDVRDNRPTDAEWFATIATPGWQQRWLDNFTANQTGGIADEDLVMDGWTDLSRRIRTKIMALPPEEMTVENMMAAFEDSDHEKMEEIRARVDTIVQDRSTAHALKAWYRQLCKRPCFHDEYLQAFNEPGVHLVDTDGRGVERITETAVWAGGTAYDVDCIIYASGFEVGTEYTRRTGYDMTGRDGVTLSDYWREGMRTLHGIHVHGFPNLFIVQPTQGANLISNVPHNLTESGKTIAAVVKHAVDNGYREVEVTAEAEAAWIELLLSGPGRMVIGSLDCTPGYYNNEGHDPGPAARLNVGYPAGATAYFAYIDEWRKSGRFEGLAFS; encoded by the coding sequence ATGACCACGACCGGGGAGCGGCCGTCGGTCGACAAGGACTGGATCCGGCGCAAGTACCGCGAGGAGCGCGACAAGCGCGTCCGGCCCGACGGCAACGACCAGTACATCCGGGTGGCCGGTCAGCTCGCGCACTACCTCGACGACCCCTACACGCCGGTCGTCGAACGGGCGCCTCTCACCGACCACGTGACGGTCGCCTTTATCGGTGGCGGGTTCGCCGGGCTGGTCACCGGCGCTCGGCTCAAGGAGGCCGGCGTCACCGACGTACGCATCGTCGAGAAGGGCGGCGACTTCGGCGGCACGTGGTACTGGAACCGCTACCCCGGTGCGCAGTGCGACACGGCGTCGTTCGTCTACATGCCGTTGCTCGAAGAGACCGGCCACATGCCGAGCGAGAAGTACGCGCACGCGCCGGAGATCCTCGAGCACTGTCAGCGGATCGGTAAGCAGTTCGGGCTCTACGACAACGCGTTGTTCCACACCGAGGTCACCGATCTCGAGTGGGACGCGACGCGGTCGCGCTGGATCGTGCGCACCAACCGCGGCGACGAGTTCACCGCGCAGTTCGTCGCGATGGGCCCGGGCCCGCTGCACGTGCCCAAGCTGCCCGGCATCCCCGGCCTGGAGTCGTTTCGAGGGCACTCGTTCCACACCAGCCGGTGGGACTACGACTACACGGGCGGCGACCCGCTCGGCGCGCCGCTGGACCGGCTCGCCGACAAGCGGGTCGCCATCATCGGCACCGGCGCGACGGCCGTGCAGTGCGTGCCGCATCTCGCGAAGGCGTGCAAGGAGCTCTACGTCTTCCAGCGCACGCCGTCTTCGGTCGACGTGCGCGACAACCGGCCGACCGACGCCGAGTGGTTCGCCACGATCGCCACGCCCGGCTGGCAGCAGCGGTGGCTCGACAACTTCACCGCCAACCAGACCGGCGGCATCGCCGACGAGGACCTCGTCATGGACGGCTGGACAGACCTGTCCCGCCGCATCCGGACGAAGATCATGGCGCTGCCGCCGGAGGAGATGACCGTCGAGAACATGATGGCGGCGTTCGAGGACTCCGACCACGAGAAGATGGAGGAGATCCGCGCCCGCGTCGACACGATCGTGCAGGACCGCTCGACCGCTCATGCGCTCAAGGCGTGGTACCGGCAGCTGTGCAAGCGGCCGTGCTTCCACGACGAGTACCTGCAGGCGTTCAACGAGCCCGGCGTGCACCTCGTCGACACCGACGGCAGGGGTGTGGAGCGGATCACCGAGACGGCCGTCTGGGCCGGCGGCACGGCGTACGACGTCGACTGCATCATCTACGCCTCCGGGTTCGAGGTCGGGACGGAGTACACCCGCCGTACCGGCTACGACATGACCGGCCGCGACGGCGTCACGCTGTCCGACTACTGGCGCGAGGGGATGCGCACGCTGCACGGAATCCACGTGCACGGCTTCCCAAACCTGTTCATCGTGCAACCGACGCAGGGCGCCAACCTGATCTCCAACGTGCCGCACAACCTGACCGAGTCGGGCAAGACGATCGCCGCCGTCGTCAAGCACGCCGTCGACAACGGCTATCGCGAGGTCGAGGTGACCGCGGAGGCGGAGGCCGCGTGGATCGAGCTGCTGCTCTCGGGCCCTGGGCGCATGGTGATCGGTTCGCTCGACTGCACGCCGGGCTACTACAACAACGAGGGGCACGATCCCGGGCCCGCGGCGCGGCTCAACGTCGGCTACCCGGCGGGAGCGACGGCTTACTTCGCCTACATCGACGAGTGGCGCAAGTCCGGGAGATTCGAGGGCCTAGCCTTTAGCTGA
- a CDS encoding LLM class flavin-dependent oxidoreductase — MQPPLRFGIFLAPFHPAGQNPTLALERDLELIVRLDQLGYDEAWIGEHHSAGYEIIASPEVFIAVASQRTKHIKLGTGVSSLPYHHPLMLADRMVLLDHLTRGRVMFGVGPGALPSDAFMMGIDPARQRDMMEESLEAILALLDGSEPVTRQTDWFTLRDARLQLRPYTHPRFDVAVAAQVSPAGPRAAGRFGVGLLSIGATSAGGFDVLGSHWQVMEERAQEFGTVVDRSKWRLVGPMHIAPTEEQARAEVAYGVADWIDYFRRIAALPLAPDAEDAESMVDALNNSGMAVVGTPEMAAAQVQRLIDQSGGFGTYLFMAHEWADREATLRSYELFAKEVMPQFQGSASMTTTSRDWAAENRPEFMGAAVNAVMSAVQSHQEERAARAGAESR; from the coding sequence ATGCAACCACCGCTTCGCTTCGGCATCTTCCTTGCACCCTTCCACCCGGCCGGGCAGAACCCGACCCTGGCTCTCGAGCGCGATCTCGAGCTGATCGTGCGACTCGACCAGCTCGGCTACGACGAGGCCTGGATCGGCGAGCACCACTCCGCCGGCTACGAGATCATCGCCTCGCCCGAGGTCTTCATCGCCGTTGCCTCGCAGCGGACCAAGCACATCAAGCTGGGCACGGGCGTCAGCTCGCTGCCCTACCACCACCCGCTGATGCTCGCCGACCGGATGGTGCTGCTCGACCACCTCACCCGCGGCCGGGTCATGTTCGGTGTCGGGCCGGGCGCACTCCCGTCCGACGCGTTCATGATGGGCATCGACCCGGCGCGGCAGCGCGACATGATGGAGGAGTCGCTCGAGGCGATCCTCGCCCTGCTCGACGGAAGCGAGCCGGTGACCCGGCAGACCGACTGGTTCACCCTTCGCGACGCGCGCCTGCAGCTGCGTCCCTACACCCACCCGCGCTTCGACGTGGCGGTCGCCGCGCAGGTGTCCCCGGCCGGCCCGCGGGCGGCGGGCCGCTTCGGGGTCGGCCTGCTGTCGATCGGTGCAACCTCGGCCGGCGGCTTCGACGTCCTCGGCAGCCACTGGCAGGTGATGGAGGAGCGCGCGCAGGAGTTCGGCACCGTGGTCGACCGCAGCAAGTGGCGGCTCGTCGGCCCCATGCACATCGCGCCCACCGAGGAGCAGGCCCGCGCCGAGGTGGCCTACGGGGTCGCCGACTGGATCGACTACTTCCGCCGCATCGCCGCACTGCCTCTGGCGCCGGACGCGGAGGACGCGGAGAGCATGGTCGATGCGCTCAACAACTCCGGGATGGCCGTTGTCGGCACACCGGAGATGGCGGCCGCCCAGGTGCAGCGGCTGATCGACCAGTCCGGCGGCTTCGGCACCTACCTGTTCATGGCGCACGAGTGGGCCGACCGCGAGGCGACCCTGCGCTCCTACGAGCTGTTCGCCAAGGAGGTCATGCCGCAGTTCCAGGGCTCCGCGTCGATGACGACGACGTCGCGCGACTGGGCCGCGGAGAACCGGCCGGAGTTCATGGGGGCAGCGGTCAACGCGGTCATGAGCGCCGTGCAGTCGCACCAGGAGGAGCGCGCCGCCCGGGCAGGAGCGGAGTCGCGATGA
- a CDS encoding zinc-binding dehydrogenase, which translates to MRASAFRSGRLQVTEMPDPVPGSGQVLVRTIACGICGSDLHAREHFAEFASFSGRVSGRDMLQADRPLVFGHEFSAEVLDYGPDTERVIPVGTTVCSMPMVLGAEGPEAIGYSHRYPGGFAEHMVLQEMLLRPVPAGLDPLHAALTEPLAVGEHAVVRADVQPGSVCVVVGCGPVGLAVILALKSRGLGPVIAADFSPLRRRLAEQMGADVVLDPGQDSPFDRWSQFGVPATGMERSMATMLGATPPDAVVFEAVGVPGVLESIVEGAAAQARVVVVGVCMEPDTFQPAIAITKELDVRFVLGYSDEEFTRTLQRLGEGKVDADALITTTVGLDDVESAFDALKHPDEQAKVLVRHAAG; encoded by the coding sequence ATGCGCGCTTCAGCTTTCCGCTCCGGACGCCTGCAGGTGACCGAGATGCCCGACCCGGTGCCCGGCTCCGGTCAGGTGCTGGTGCGGACGATCGCCTGCGGCATCTGCGGGTCCGACTTGCACGCCCGCGAGCACTTCGCGGAGTTCGCGTCGTTCTCGGGCCGCGTCTCCGGCCGCGACATGCTGCAGGCCGACCGGCCGCTGGTCTTCGGTCACGAGTTCTCCGCGGAGGTCCTCGACTACGGCCCCGACACCGAGCGCGTGATCCCGGTCGGCACCACGGTGTGCTCCATGCCGATGGTGCTGGGCGCGGAGGGGCCCGAGGCCATCGGCTACTCCCACCGCTACCCGGGCGGGTTCGCCGAGCACATGGTGCTGCAGGAGATGCTGCTGCGACCGGTGCCGGCCGGGCTCGACCCGCTGCACGCGGCGCTGACCGAACCGCTGGCAGTGGGTGAGCATGCCGTGGTGCGCGCCGACGTGCAGCCGGGTTCGGTCTGCGTCGTCGTCGGCTGCGGGCCGGTCGGGCTCGCCGTGATCCTTGCCCTGAAGTCCCGGGGCCTCGGTCCCGTGATCGCGGCCGACTTCTCGCCGCTCCGGCGCCGGCTGGCGGAGCAGATGGGTGCCGACGTGGTGCTCGACCCGGGGCAGGACTCGCCGTTCGATCGCTGGTCGCAGTTCGGCGTACCCGCGACCGGCATGGAGCGGTCGATGGCGACGATGCTCGGTGCCACGCCCCCCGACGCGGTCGTCTTCGAAGCAGTCGGCGTCCCGGGAGTCCTGGAGTCGATCGTCGAGGGCGCGGCGGCGCAGGCGCGCGTGGTGGTCGTCGGCGTCTGCATGGAGCCCGACACCTTCCAGCCGGCGATCGCCATCACGAAGGAGCTCGACGTGCGGTTCGTCCTCGGCTACTCCGACGAGGAGTTCACCCGCACGCTGCAGCGGCTGGGCGAGGGGAAGGTCGACGCGGACGCCCTGATCACGACGACCGTCGGGCTCGACGACGTCGAGTCGGCGTTCGACGCGCTCAAACACCCCGACGAGCAGGCGAAGGTGCTCGTCCGGCACGCGGCCGGGTGA